From the Leptotrichia sp. oral taxon 221 genome, one window contains:
- the tuf gene encoding elongation factor Tu, with the protein MAKAKFERSKPHVNIGTIGHVDHGKTTTTAAISKVLAEKGLAEKVDFENIDQAPEERERGITINTAHIEYETEKRHYAHVDCPGHADYVKNMITGAAQMDGAILVVSAADGPMPQTREHILLARQVGVPYIVVYLNKVDMVDDEELLELVEMEVRELLNEYGFPGDDVPVIKGSSLGALNGEQKWIDAIVELMDAVDEYIPTPERPIDQPFLMPIEDVFTITGRGTVVTGRVERGVVKVGEEVEIVGIKPTSKTTVTGVEMFRKLLDSGQAGDNIGALLRGTKKEEVERGQVLAKPGTITPHTGFKSEVYVLTKDEGGRHTPFFTGYKPQFYFRTTDITGEVNLPEGVEMVMPGDNIEMTVELIHPIAMEEGLRFAIREGGRTVASGVVATITK; encoded by the coding sequence ATGGCAAAAGCTAAATTCGAGAGAAGTAAACCACACGTAAACATAGGAACAATTGGTCACGTTGACCACGGTAAAACAACAACAACAGCAGCAATTTCAAAAGTATTAGCTGAAAAAGGGTTGGCTGAAAAAGTTGATTTTGAAAACATTGACCAAGCTCCTGAAGAAAGAGAAAGAGGAATTACAATTAACACAGCTCACATTGAGTATGAAACAGAAAAAAGACACTACGCTCACGTAGACTGTCCAGGACATGCTGACTATGTAAAAAATATGATTACAGGAGCAGCTCAAATGGATGGAGCTATCTTAGTAGTATCAGCAGCAGATGGTCCAATGCCTCAAACAAGAGAACATATCTTGTTGGCAAGACAAGTAGGTGTACCTTACATCGTAGTATACTTGAATAAAGTAGATATGGTAGACGACGAAGAATTATTAGAATTAGTAGAAATGGAAGTAAGAGAATTATTAAACGAATACGGATTCCCAGGAGATGACGTACCAGTAATCAAAGGATCTTCATTAGGAGCATTAAATGGAGAACAAAAATGGATAGATGCAATTGTAGAATTGATGGATGCAGTGGATGAATATATTCCAACACCAGAAAGACCAATTGACCAACCATTCCTTATGCCAATTGAAGATGTATTCACAATTACAGGAAGAGGAACAGTTGTAACAGGAAGAGTAGAAAGAGGAGTAGTAAAAGTTGGAGAAGAAGTAGAAATCGTAGGAATTAAACCAACTTCAAAAACAACAGTAACAGGAGTAGAAATGTTCAGAAAATTATTAGATTCAGGACAAGCTGGAGATAATATAGGAGCATTATTAAGAGGAACTAAGAAAGAAGAAGTGGAAAGAGGACAAGTACTTGCTAAACCAGGAACAATTACTCCACATACAGGATTTAAATCAGAAGTATATGTATTGACAAAAGATGAAGGAGGAAGACATACTCCATTCTTTACAGGATACAAACCACAATTCTATTTCAGAACAACTGATATTACAGGAGAAGTAAACTTACCAGAAGGAGTAGAAATGGTAATGCCTGGAGATAACATTGAAATGACAGTAGAATTAATTCACCCAATTGCAATGGAAGAAGGATTAAGATTTGCGATTAGAGAAGGTGGAAGAACAGTAGCTTCAGGAGTAGTTGCAACTATTACTAAATAG
- a CDS encoding viral A-type inclusion protein yields MAKMVNPNSVNDMEIINAKAQAKMSQLVQKIGKGKRRVTVTFNKTTRSYVAKLIEEMKKQMIAYEKQLPNLFNFFNYLEKETKVTKANKKEKTKDVLLSYEEVDFLKLQLKETIKGIEMQSKNLKWYNFLKKSMYKMLKKQTEETLENVNSGNVKKK; encoded by the coding sequence ATGGCAAAAATGGTGAATCCAAATTCGGTTAACGATATGGAAATAATTAATGCAAAAGCACAAGCAAAAATGTCTCAGTTAGTTCAAAAAATTGGAAAAGGTAAAAGAAGAGTGACTGTAACATTTAATAAAACTACGAGAAGTTATGTAGCAAAATTAATTGAAGAAATGAAAAAACAAATGATAGCATACGAAAAACAATTACCAAATTTGTTTAACTTTTTTAATTATTTAGAAAAAGAAACAAAAGTGACTAAAGCAAACAAAAAAGAAAAAACAAAAGATGTTTTGCTTTCGTATGAAGAAGTTGATTTCTTGAAATTACAGTTGAAAGAAACTATAAAAGGGATAGAAATGCAATCAAAAAATTTAAAATGGTATAATTTTTTGAAAAAAAGTATGTACAAAATGTTGAAAAAACAAACTGAAGAAACTTTAGAAAATGTTAACAGTGGGAATGTTAAAAAGAAATAA
- a CDS encoding HAD family phosphatase — MKKKIIVYDFDKTIYGGESGTNFFQYYMKKYPLEAFLFSLSYIKEVIFYLVKIIDLKKLKERFFVFLEKHSEEERKNLIKGFWEEYGKMNYDWTKAELAKNKQESDMVIVSSATPKFIIDDFLLSLGYDLVFGTEFEGDGQKKFISKIKGENNKGQEKVEKLNKWAKENNIEYEIIKFYSDSLADKPLFDLAKEKYWIKRGKKVKGMPSRKTILDKLFWK, encoded by the coding sequence ATGAAAAAAAAGATAATAGTGTACGATTTTGATAAAACAATATACGGTGGAGAAAGTGGGACAAATTTTTTTCAATACTATATGAAAAAATATCCTTTGGAAGCGTTCCTATTTTCTCTTTCGTATATAAAAGAAGTAATTTTTTATTTAGTAAAAATAATAGATTTAAAAAAATTGAAGGAAAGATTTTTTGTTTTTTTGGAAAAACATAGCGAAGAAGAAAGAAAAAATTTAATAAAAGGATTTTGGGAAGAATACGGGAAAATGAATTACGATTGGACAAAAGCTGAATTGGCTAAAAATAAGCAAGAGTCCGATATGGTAATAGTCAGTTCTGCAACACCAAAATTCATAATAGATGATTTTTTGTTATCTTTAGGCTATGATTTAGTTTTTGGAACAGAATTTGAAGGTGACGGTCAAAAAAAATTTATCTCAAAAATTAAAGGGGAAAACAATAAAGGTCAAGAGAAAGTCGAAAAATTGAATAAATGGGCGAAAGAAAATAATATCGAATACGAAATAATAAAATTTTATTCAGATAGTTTAGCCGATAAACCTTTATTCGATTTGGCAAAAGAAAAATATTGGATAAAAAGAGGTAAAAAAGTAAAAGGAATGCCTTCTAGAAAAACAATATTAGATAAATTATTTTGGAAATAA
- a CDS encoding GspE/PulE family protein, with protein MNNKLLSSSVISYVNEIIKKGILKKASDIHIKFDDLDGMEIKYRIDGILQEVEELFDVIDKKILERNVVEIISRIKILSEMNVAEKRKPQDGSFSFLLDEKRYDVRVAYMPTINGESIVLRILKSFLENTELKTLGFSNKSEEILEKMLERKYGMILVSGPTGSGKSTTLLSMIEKLNDGKRKIITVEDPVENKIKGIVQVQVNNEIGVTFSEVLKSCLRNDPDIIVVSEIRDEITAEIAVRAALTGHLVISTIHTNNAIATITRLVDMGIPKYLILDSMIGVVAQRLIGKKCDNYSNHLDEHSCNRCNNGYDGRIVINEILYLNEEVKNILKKNELGEKVKKEIKELETAKYIDFSMDVNEKIEKNLIFEKDAFEFS; from the coding sequence TTGAATAATAAGTTATTGTCGAGTAGTGTAATTTCGTATGTGAATGAAATTATTAAAAAAGGAATTTTGAAAAAAGCAAGTGATATTCATATCAAATTTGATGATTTGGATGGAATGGAAATAAAATATAGAATTGATGGAATTTTGCAGGAAGTTGAAGAATTATTTGATGTAATTGATAAAAAGATTTTGGAAAGAAATGTTGTAGAGATAATATCGCGTATAAAAATTTTGTCTGAAATGAATGTAGCAGAGAAAAGAAAGCCACAAGACGGTAGTTTTTCTTTTTTATTGGATGAAAAAAGGTATGATGTTCGAGTAGCATATATGCCTACAATAAATGGAGAGAGCATAGTTTTAAGAATATTGAAAAGTTTTTTGGAAAATACGGAGTTAAAAACATTGGGGTTTTCAAATAAAAGTGAAGAAATTTTGGAAAAAATGCTAGAGAGAAAATATGGTATGATTTTAGTTAGTGGACCAACTGGTTCAGGAAAATCAACTACTTTGTTATCGATGATTGAAAAATTGAACGATGGAAAGCGAAAAATAATAACGGTGGAAGATCCTGTTGAAAATAAAATAAAAGGAATTGTGCAAGTGCAGGTGAATAATGAGATCGGGGTAACTTTTTCAGAAGTTTTAAAAAGTTGTCTAAGAAATGATCCAGATATAATTGTTGTGTCTGAAATTAGAGATGAAATTACAGCAGAAATTGCCGTAAGAGCAGCACTTACAGGACATTTGGTAATATCGACGATTCACACAAATAATGCAATTGCAACGATAACGAGGCTTGTAGATATGGGAATTCCAAAATATTTGATTTTAGACTCGATGATAGGCGTAGTAGCTCAAAGATTAATTGGGAAAAAATGCGATAATTACAGCAATCATTTAGACGAACATAGCTGTAATAGGTGTAATAACGGCTACGACGGACGAATTGTCATAAATGAAATACTTTATCTTAACGAAGAAGTGAAAAATATTCTGAAAAAAAATGAGTTAGGAGAAAAAGTAAAAAAAGAAATAAAAGAATTAGAAACAGCAAAATACATTGATTTTTCAATGGATGTAAATGAAAAAATAGAAAAAAATCTAATTTTTGAAAAGGATGCATTTGAATTTAGTTAA